AGCGCGTCGCCCTACAGCCGGATGTTCATGGGACTGCGGACAGGCGTCGGCGAGACCGAATTGCGGCGGGCGCTGGAATCGGAAGACGTCGAGCCCTGCCTGCACTGCTGCCGTCCCCTGGCGGGGGACTGCTATTTCGTCGAACCGGGGACCGTGCATGCGCTGGGGCCGGGCGTGCTGCTGGCCGAGATTCAGCAGGCGTCTGATACGACGTTCCGATTGCATGACTGGGGACGGCTCGATGCGACGGGTCACCCCCGTGAACTGCAGCGCGAGGCGGGCTTGGCTGCGGTAAATTATCGGCGCGGCCCTGTCTTGCCAGCGCTGTCAGCGGCGCTGCCTGGGGTGTCGCATGGGGAAGAACTGGTTCGGTCTCCCTGGTTCGTGATTCATCGGTATACTGGGCCAGGAGAGATTTCGATTCCGTCAGACGACCGGATGCACGTTCTCCTGACTGTGGGGGGGACGATGCAGCTTGAGTCGGGCGGCAGCCTGCCAGTTGGACTGGGACAAACGGTGCTGCTGCCTGCGGAGCGGGCGCCGACAACGCTGAAACTGGAAACAGGCGGCAGCGTGCTGGATGTCTT
This window of the Planctomicrobium piriforme genome carries:
- a CDS encoding type I phosphomannose isomerase catalytic subunit — its product is MQPLHFRPIIKRALWGGQRLRQLGKPVGRIDDASESWEICDLPGNVSVVADGEFAGQTIRELMQHHAVPLLGRHAGCTEFPLLIKFIDANHRLSLQVHPGDEQSQQGGSQIRSKAEACVVMSASPYSRMFMGLRTGVGETELRRALESEDVEPCLHCCRPLAGDCYFVEPGTVHALGPGVLLAEIQQASDTTFRLHDWGRLDATGHPRELQREAGLAAVNYRRGPVLPALSAALPGVSHGEELVRSPWFVIHRYTGPGEISIPSDDRMHVLLTVGGTMQLESGGSLPVGLGQTVLLPAERAPTTLKLETGGSVLDVFLPD